Genomic DNA from Peribacillus simplex:
TACGATTGATATAAATCAACGGAAATTTCCGGTGCAAAGACAGCGCTTCCATTAATGCTTCCCGCTGCACCAATCATTTGAGCCGGAAGCAAGTGCTCGTCAAAAGCCGAGAAGACTCGGAAATCACTGCGAACTTCCTTCACTTCCGCCAGCACTTGACGAAGGTGCCCGAAATCACTGACCGTCTCTTTAATACCAGCAATGTTTGAATGATCTTCAGCTAATTTTTTAATCAATTCGATTGATAAATTTTGACCTGTCAGAAGCGGGATATTATAAATGAAAACTTGCAGATTAGTATGATTCGCTACACTGGAAAAATGTCGGTATAATTGCTCGTCAGACAGCTTCCAGTAATACGGGTTGACTACGAGAACGCCGTTCGCTCCATGCTCTTCTGCATAAGAAGTCAGTTCTTGCACCTCTTTCAATGCGGTATGCCCGACCCCAACCATGACAGGCACTCGTCCGTTAATATGCTTTATCATTTCGCGTACATATAATTTTCTTTCTTCTGTTGTAAGCGATGAGAACTCACCTGAACTTCCCATCAATAAAATACCGTCTATATTCCGTGAGATTAATAGGTCGATATAGCTTCTGTTCAGCGCCATATCTAAATTCCCCGATTCATCAAATAAAGTGACTACCGGTGGAATGATGCCATGAAAGTCCATTGTTTTTCCTCCTTTTATTACCATTCAGCGATGCTCCCGTCTTCATTACGCCAAATTGGATTTTTCCAATCATGTCCGGTTTCTGCTGCCTGCTTCACTTTTTCCTCATCAATTTCCACCCCAAGACCCGGTTTATCCGGAATGTTCACATAACCATTTTCATAGTCGAATAATTCTGGATTTTTCATATAATCGAGAATGTCCATGCCTTCGTTGTAATGAATACCAAGGCTTTGCTCTTGAATAATGAAGTTCGGTGTCGTTGCGTCCAAATGAATTGATGAAGCGAGAGTCATCGGACCGAGCGGGCAGTGGGGAGCGATCGCTAC
This window encodes:
- a CDS encoding dihydrodipicolinate synthase family protein, whose amino-acid sequence is MDFHGIIPPVVTLFDESGNLDMALNRSYIDLLISRNIDGILLMGSSGEFSSLTTEERKLYVREMIKHINGRVPVMVGVGHTALKEVQELTSYAEEHGANGVLVVNPYYWKLSDEQLYRHFSSVANHTNLQVFIYNIPLLTGQNLSIELIKKLAEDHSNIAGIKETVSDFGHLRQVLAEVKEVRSDFRVFSAFDEHLLPAQMIGAAGSINGSAVFAPEISVDLYQSYHKGDLAEAQKNHQVISKLMDVYNYGPTFFTAMKEAVHQRWFDVSAGHRAPCDVYPADLSDKVAALLKNINLKEGVQK